In Anopheles gambiae chromosome 2, idAnoGambNW_F1_1, whole genome shotgun sequence, a single window of DNA contains:
- the LOC1275079 gene encoding L-lactate dehydrogenase, giving the protein MSEVKAKLLTQIAEPMTSSGNKVTVVGIGQVGMACAFSILTQNVSSEVALIDVNADKLQGEMMDLQHGSAFMKNAHVSAGTDFSVSAGSRLIVITAGVRQKEGESRLDLVQRNTDILKGIIPKLVAQSPDCILLVVSNPVDILTYVAWKLSGLPKNRVIGSGTNLDSSRFRFLMSQKLGVAPTSCHGWIIGEHGDSSVPVWSGVNVAGVRLAEINPSIGTDADTEKWGDLHHQVVNSAYEVIRLKGYTSWAIGLSVASLASAILRNTYNVHAVSTLVKGEHGIDDEVYLSLPCVLGRNGVSHVVKQILTPEETKKLQASATLMAQVQSGIKF; this is encoded by the exons ATGTCTGAAGTGAAAGCTAAGCTGCTTACCCAGATTGCCGAACCGATGACCTCGTCTGGCAACAAGGTCACCGTTGTCGGTATTGGCCAAGTCGGCATGGCCTGTGCATTCAGTATTCTAACCCAG AATGTGTCCAGTGAGGTTGCTCTCATTGATGTCAACGCAGACAAACTGCAGGGTGAAATGATGGATCTGCAGCATGGTTCTGCCTTCATGAAGAACGCTCACGTCAGTGCAGGCACCG ATTTTTCTGTCTCTGCTGGCTCTCGTTTGATCGTCATTACGGCTGGCGTGCGTCAGAAGGAGGGCGAAAGCCGACTAGACCTCGTCCAGCGTAATACCGACATCCTGAAGGGTATTATCCCCAAGCTGGTCGCCCAAAGCCCGGACTGCATTCTGTTGGTCGTCTCCAACCCGGTCGATATCCTTACCTACGTTGCATGGAAATTGAGTGGACTGCCCAAGAACCGTGTCATTGGTTCCGGCACCAACCTTGACTCGTCCCGCTTCCGCTTCCTGATGTCGCAAAAGCTGGGCGTCGCTCCCACCTCGTGCCACGGTTGGATCATCGGCGAGCACGGTGACAGCAGCGTGCCAGTGTGGTCCGGTGTGAACGTGGCCGGTGTTCGTTTGGCCGAAATTAACCCAAGCATCGGTACCGATGCCGATACAGAAAAGTGGGGTGATCTGCATCATCAAGTTGTTAACAGCGCGTACGAAGTCATTCGTCTGAAGGGCTATACATCCTGGGCTATTGGGCTTAGCGTAGCTTCCCTAGCGTCTGCTATTTTGCGGAACACTTACAACGTCCATGCCGTTTCGACGCTGGTTAAG GGTGAGCACGGAATTGATGACGAAGTCTATCTATCGCTGCCATGCGTGCTGGGCCGTAACGGCGTTAGCCACGTGGTGAAGCAAATTCTTACGCCAGAAGAAACGAAGAAGCTGCAGGCATCCGCCACCCTGATGGCGCAAGTTCAGTCTGGAATCAAATTCTAA